Below is a genomic region from bacterium.
GCTCTCTACCACAATTAATTGTTTTTCCTACAAGAGTTTGTTAACAAACTCTTTTCATAAGTGCCCCTAATCTACCTCCTCTATTCCAGCCTCTTCCATACTTCTTTTAAGCAACTGGTTTAACCCTAACTTCTCTGCCCAATTAAGAAGATAGTTTATATCCAGTCGTTTTCCCTGCACCTTCAGTATCCCTAACACATCTATCCACTGCCTCTCAGATATCTCACCACCTAATTTATACCATTCTAACTTACTCAAAATCGTATCTTCAGGGGTAGCGATATAGGCGGTTTGTTGTGATTCGTGGATTAGGGTCTCTTTATATCGGCGCCTAAATTGCTCCTGGCTATAAGGAATACTACTTGAAACAAAAATATCTATTTTAAACACCAACTTTAAATAGATGACATTAAAAGAGCTTTTTCTTTTA
It encodes:
- a CDS encoding DUF6036 family nucleotidyltransferase, producing MLLEPVSVALKVISVFEKLDIPYFIGGSLASAIHGVVRATNDVDIVADLKMEHILPLKEALQGEFYIDEEMIKDAIKRKSSFNVIYLKLVFKIDIFVSSSIPYSQEQFRRRYKETLIHESQQTAYIATPEDTILSKLEWYKLGGEISERQWIDVLGILKVQGKRLDINYLLNWAEKLGLNQLLKRSMEEAGIEEVD